In Haloplanus vescus, a single genomic region encodes these proteins:
- a CDS encoding metalloprotease family protein produces the protein MFHETVLIFGVYLLACGVAWILHESAHYAVHRLYAESVSFGVNRRGPYVDAVYAPSAPTVAIRLGSIAPTLVYTPIVVFGIVAYLSSNPVPQLDPVGWSLVVVPLVILTFPSGSDIQACLNASE, from the coding sequence ATGTTCCATGAGACGGTTCTGATATTCGGCGTCTACCTACTCGCGTGTGGTGTCGCGTGGATCCTCCACGAGTCCGCACACTACGCCGTCCACAGGCTCTATGCGGAATCAGTCTCGTTCGGTGTCAATCGACGTGGCCCATACGTCGACGCCGTTTACGCCCCGTCTGCTCCGACGGTCGCTATCCGACTCGGTTCGATCGCACCGACCCTCGTCTATACCCCCATTGTCGTATTTGGCATCGTAGCCTATCTCTCGTCGAATCCAGTTCCACAGCTGGATCCAGTCGGGTGGTCGCTTGTCGTCGTTCCCCTCGTGATTTTGACTTTTCCGAGTGGTTCTGATATCCAAGCGTGTCTCAACGCCTCAGAATAG
- the xseB gene encoding exodeoxyribonuclease VII small subunit — translation MAKDSDIRSRMNRIEEIIDQLDADEVSLDEGSELYEEGQELLTEIRERLHEGQGEVIEIE, via the coding sequence ATGGCGAAAGACTCGGACATCAGGAGTCGGATGAACCGCATCGAAGAGATTATCGACCAACTCGACGCGGATGAGGTGTCACTTGATGAAGGGAGTGAGCTGTACGAGGAAGGGCAGGAGTTGCTGACTGAAATCCGCGAGCGACTCCACGAAGGCCAAGGCGAGGTCATCGAGATCGAATGA
- the xseA gene encoding exodeoxyribonuclease VII large subunit: MADAPDTERQAVEPDAREVLSVSQLNDRIASVVQDTPALNGVRCIGEVTDLHQNSTALYFTLTDGDAELPCMIWANRYREMDADLDDGTEVILEGDIDYWVEGGKIDLKPWEVIVVGDGDQAAAVERLRSELEERGWFGDEQKQRPPAFPERVGVVTSLRGDARYDIQSAIHEQDPTVDILVKDATVQGSEAPTSIANGIHHLDRSEDVDSIIVGRGGGSDSNLQAFNTERVAEAIFTANTPIVTAIGHTDDRLIADRVADMAAITPTAAGEYIAKSRSDFLASDIDPLEQQLEAAYETFEREHEHEQELAEAVEEATAPEGLSPVYYKAAIFVLLVLLLLITALWLGVI, translated from the coding sequence ATGGCGGACGCACCGGATACCGAACGGCAGGCGGTCGAACCCGATGCGAGAGAGGTCCTTAGCGTGTCCCAGCTGAACGATCGGATTGCGTCGGTCGTCCAGGACACGCCTGCCCTCAACGGCGTCCGCTGTATTGGCGAGGTCACCGACCTCCACCAGAACAGTACGGCGCTTTACTTCACGCTCACCGACGGCGATGCCGAGCTCCCCTGTATGATCTGGGCGAACCGTTACCGGGAGATGGACGCCGACCTCGACGACGGGACCGAAGTCATCCTCGAGGGAGATATCGACTACTGGGTCGAAGGTGGGAAAATCGATCTCAAGCCGTGGGAAGTGATCGTCGTCGGCGACGGTGACCAGGCGGCTGCCGTCGAGCGACTGCGAAGCGAACTCGAAGAGCGTGGCTGGTTCGGCGACGAGCAGAAACAGCGCCCGCCGGCGTTCCCGGAACGGGTCGGTGTTGTGACCTCACTCCGAGGGGATGCTCGGTACGACATCCAGAGCGCGATCCACGAGCAAGACCCTACCGTCGACATCCTGGTGAAGGATGCGACCGTCCAAGGGTCAGAGGCCCCGACATCTATCGCGAACGGGATTCACCATCTGGACCGCTCCGAGGACGTCGATTCGATTATTGTCGGGCGGGGCGGTGGGAGCGATTCGAACCTCCAAGCGTTCAACACCGAGCGGGTCGCGGAAGCGATCTTCACCGCGAACACCCCGATTGTCACGGCAATTGGCCATACTGACGACCGGCTAATCGCGGATCGGGTAGCGGATATGGCCGCGATCACACCGACAGCGGCCGGCGAGTACATCGCGAAGTCTCGGAGTGACTTCCTGGCTAGCGACATTGACCCGCTTGAGCAACAGCTTGAGGCCGCGTACGAGACCTTTGAACGGGAGCACGAACACGAACAGGAACTGGCCGAGGCAGTCGAAGAGGCGACCGCGCCTGAGGGTCTGTCGCCAGTTTACTACAAGGCCGCAATTTTCGTGCTGCTGGTGCTGTTGCTGCTCATTACCGCACTCTGGCTGGGGGTGATCTAA
- a CDS encoding DNA-binding protein translates to MSDLIVKAAVKDALSDHNVSADFYDALNEEVAELLDDAAERAEANDRKTVQPRDL, encoded by the coding sequence ATGTCTGACCTTATCGTCAAAGCAGCCGTGAAGGACGCACTTTCGGACCACAACGTCTCGGCAGATTTCTACGACGCCCTCAACGAAGAGGTCGCCGAACTGCTCGACGACGCCGCAGAGCGTGCCGAGGCCAATGACCGGAAGACGGTCCAGCCCCGCGACCTGTAG
- a CDS encoding PadR family transcriptional regulator: MHDLTGFQRDILYVTTGLEEPHGLAIKDELDDYYEQVINHGRLYPNLDDLVNKGLLEKGELDKRTNVYTVTQRGLREIEARREWESQYLEDVNAPTTS, encoded by the coding sequence ATGCACGATCTAACTGGGTTCCAGCGGGATATCTTGTACGTAACCACCGGGCTCGAGGAACCACATGGGCTCGCAATCAAGGACGAACTCGACGACTATTACGAGCAGGTGATCAACCACGGCCGCCTCTATCCGAATCTCGACGATCTCGTCAACAAAGGACTGCTGGAGAAGGGTGAACTCGACAAGCGGACGAACGTGTACACGGTCACGCAGCGCGGATTGCGGGAAATCGAGGCGCGACGTGAGTGGGAAAGTCAGTATTTAGAAGACGTGAACGCACCCACTACGTCGTAG